The following proteins come from a genomic window of Citrobacter europaeus:
- the rsmA gene encoding 16S rRNA (adenine(1518)-N(6)/adenine(1519)-N(6))-dimethyltransferase RsmA: MNNRVHQGHLARKRFGQNFLNDQFVIESIVSAINPQKGQAMVEIGPGLAALTEPVGERLDKLTVIELDRDLAARLQTHPFLGPKLTIYQQDAMTMNFGELAQTMGQPLRVFGNLPYNISTPLMFHLFTYTDAIADMHFMLQKEVVNRLVAGPNSKAYGRLSVMAQYYCNVIPVLEVPPSAFTPAPKVDSAVVRLVPHATMPYPVKDVRVLSRITTEAFNQRRKTVRNSLGNLFSVEVLTELGIDPAMRAENISVAQYCRMANYLSENAPSKES, encoded by the coding sequence ATGAATAATCGAGTCCATCAGGGCCACTTAGCCCGTAAACGTTTCGGGCAAAACTTCCTCAACGATCAATTTGTGATCGAAAGTATTGTCTCTGCTATCAACCCGCAGAAAGGTCAGGCTATGGTCGAAATCGGCCCGGGCCTGGCAGCATTGACCGAACCCGTTGGCGAACGCCTGGACAAGCTCACGGTCATTGAGCTGGACCGCGATCTCGCCGCGCGCCTGCAAACACACCCGTTTTTAGGGCCAAAGCTGACGATTTATCAGCAAGATGCCATGACCATGAACTTTGGCGAACTGGCACAAACGATGGGTCAGCCGCTGCGCGTATTCGGCAACCTGCCGTACAACATCTCCACGCCGCTGATGTTCCATCTTTTTACCTATACTGATGCCATTGCCGACATGCATTTCATGTTGCAAAAAGAGGTGGTCAATCGTCTGGTTGCAGGGCCAAACAGTAAAGCGTATGGTCGATTAAGCGTCATGGCGCAGTATTACTGCAATGTGATCCCGGTACTTGAAGTGCCGCCATCTGCATTTACGCCTGCGCCTAAAGTCGATTCCGCCGTCGTGCGTCTGGTCCCTCACGCGACAATGCCGTACCCGGTTAAAGATGTCCGTGTGCTGAGCCGTATTACCACCGAAGCGTTTAATCAGCGCCGTAAAACGGTGCGTAACAGCCTCGGTAACCTGTTTAGCGTTGAAGTACTGACAGAGCTGGGCATTGATCCGGCGATGCGAGCGGAAAATATCTCTGTCGCGCAATACTGCCGGATGGCTAACTATCTGTCAGAAAACGCGCCATCGAAGGAGAGTTAA
- the folA gene encoding type 3 dihydrofolate reductase, translating to MISLIAALAVDRVIGMENAMPWNLPADLAWFKRNTLNKPVVMGRHTWESIGRPLPGRKNIVISSKPGTDDRVQWVKSVDEAIAACGDEPEIMVIGGGRVYEQFLPKAQKLYLTHIDAEVEGDTHFPDYEPDDWESVFSEFHDADAQNSHSYCFEILERR from the coding sequence ATGATCAGTCTGATTGCGGCGTTAGCGGTAGATCGCGTCATCGGTATGGAAAACGCCATGCCGTGGAACCTACCTGCCGATCTCGCCTGGTTTAAACGTAATACCTTAAATAAGCCGGTTGTCATGGGACGCCACACCTGGGAATCCATCGGGCGACCGTTGCCTGGGCGTAAAAATATCGTCATCAGCAGCAAGCCAGGCACCGACGATCGCGTGCAGTGGGTGAAGTCTGTTGATGAAGCGATTGCGGCCTGCGGCGATGAACCTGAAATTATGGTGATTGGCGGTGGACGTGTGTATGAGCAGTTCCTGCCGAAAGCGCAGAAACTGTATCTGACGCACATCGATGCGGAAGTTGAAGGGGATACGCATTTCCCGGACTACGAACCGGATGACTGGGAATCGGTGTTCAGTGAATTCCACGATGCCGACGCGCAAAACTCCCACAGCTATTGCTTCGAGATTCTGGAGCGTCGTTAA
- the apaH gene encoding bis(5'-nucleosyl)-tetraphosphatase (symmetrical) ApaH, with the protein MATYLIGDVHGCYDELVALLHQVDFNPEQDTLWLTGDLVARGPGSLDVLRYVKSLGDSVRLVLGNHDLHLLAVFAGISRNKPKDRLTPLLEAPDADALLNWLRRQPLLQVDEEKKLVMAHAGITPQWDLQTAKDCARDVEAVLSSDSYPFFLDAMYGDMPNNWTPELTGLARLRFITNAFTRMRYCFPNGQLDMYSKESPEDAPAPLKPWFAIPGPVSEAYSIAFGHWASLEGKGTPEGIYALDTGCCWGGDLTCLRWEDKQYFVQPSNRHLNLDPGEAVNA; encoded by the coding sequence ATGGCAACATACCTCATTGGCGACGTTCACGGTTGTTACGATGAACTGGTAGCCTTGCTGCACCAGGTAGACTTTAATCCAGAACAAGACACCTTATGGCTCACCGGCGATCTGGTCGCCCGTGGGCCAGGGTCGTTAGACGTTTTACGCTACGTTAAATCGCTGGGCGACAGCGTACGGTTAGTCCTCGGCAATCACGATTTACACCTGCTGGCCGTGTTTGCCGGCATCAGTCGGAATAAACCAAAAGATCGGCTTACGCCGCTGCTTGAAGCACCGGATGCTGATGCATTGCTTAACTGGCTCCGCCGCCAGCCACTGTTGCAGGTAGATGAAGAGAAGAAACTGGTGATGGCGCACGCAGGGATTACCCCACAGTGGGACCTGCAGACGGCGAAGGACTGTGCTCGCGATGTTGAAGCCGTATTGTCGAGCGATTCGTATCCCTTCTTCCTGGATGCGATGTATGGCGACATGCCAAACAACTGGACCCCGGAACTGACCGGTCTGGCCCGCCTGCGTTTTATTACCAATGCGTTTACCCGCATGCGTTACTGCTTTCCCAATGGTCAGTTGGATATGTACAGCAAAGAGTCGCCAGAAGATGCGCCAGCCCCGCTGAAGCCGTGGTTTGCCATTCCAGGCCCAGTCAGTGAAGCCTATAGCATTGCTTTCGGGCACTGGGCATCGCTGGAGGGCAAAGGCACGCCAGAAGGTATTTACGCGCTGGATACGGGGTGTTGCTGGGGAGGCGATCTCACCTGTCTGCGCTGGGAAGACAAACAGTACTTCGTGCAGCCATCAAATCGCCATTTGAATCTGGATCCCGGCGAGGCGGTCAACGCCTGA
- a CDS encoding YgdI/YgdR family lipoprotein: protein MQKHILITSIFTAAALFTVAGCSSNQAVKTTDGKTIVTDGKPQVDDDTGLVSYKNAQTGKTEQINRDQVKDMSELDN, encoded by the coding sequence ATGCAAAAACATATCCTGATCACGTCTATTTTTACCGCAGCAGCACTGTTTACCGTAGCCGGTTGTTCCTCAAACCAGGCGGTTAAAACCACCGATGGCAAAACCATCGTCACTGACGGCAAACCGCAAGTCGATGATGATACCGGCCTGGTATCGTACAAAAATGCGCAAACGGGTAAGACGGAGCAGATTAACCGCGACCAGGTTAAAGATATGAGCGAGCTGGACAACTAA
- the apaG gene encoding Co2+/Mg2+ efflux protein ApaG, which yields MINSPRVCIQVQSVYIEAQSSPDDERYVFAYTVTIRNLGRAPVQLLGRYWLITNGHGRETEVQGEGVVGVQPHIEPGEEYQYTSGAVIETPLGTMQGHYEMIDEQGIAFTIDIPVFRLAVPTLIH from the coding sequence ATGATCAATTCGCCCCGAGTGTGCATTCAGGTACAAAGCGTCTACATTGAGGCGCAATCCTCACCTGATGATGAACGTTACGTTTTTGCTTATACCGTGACTATCCGCAATTTGGGGCGAGCGCCTGTGCAGCTGTTGGGGCGTTATTGGCTGATCACCAATGGTCATGGTCGCGAAACCGAAGTTCAGGGCGAAGGTGTGGTTGGCGTTCAGCCCCACATCGAACCTGGCGAAGAGTACCAGTACACCAGCGGTGCAGTGATTGAAACGCCGCTGGGCACCATGCAGGGTCATTACGAAATGATTGATGAGCAAGGAATCGCCTTTACCATCGACATTCCCGTGTTCCGACTCGCCGTTCCTACACTCATTCATTAA
- the kefF gene encoding glutathione-regulated potassium-efflux system oxidoreductase KefF → MILIIYAHPYPQHSHANKRMLEQARTLEGVEIRSLYQLYPDFNIDIAAEQDALSRADLIIWQHPMQWYSTPPLLKLWMDKVLSHGWAYGHGGTALHGKHLLWAVTTGGGENHFDIGSHPGFDVLSQPLQATALYCGLKWLPPFAMHCTFICDDETLQAQARHYKQRLLEWQEVHHG, encoded by the coding sequence ATGATCCTCATCATTTATGCGCATCCCTATCCGCAGCACTCGCATGCGAATAAGCGGATGCTTGAACAGGCAAGGACGCTGGAGGGCGTGGAGATCCGCTCGCTCTACCAGCTCTACCCCGACTTCAATATCGATATTGCCGCTGAACAGGATGCGCTGTCGCGCGCTGATTTGATCATCTGGCAGCATCCGATGCAGTGGTATAGCACACCTCCGTTACTCAAGCTGTGGATGGATAAGGTCCTTTCGCACGGTTGGGCGTACGGTCACGGTGGAACTGCGCTCCACGGCAAGCATTTGCTATGGGCAGTGACCACCGGCGGCGGTGAAAACCACTTTGATATTGGCTCCCATCCTGGATTTGATGTGCTCTCCCAGCCCTTACAGGCAACGGCGCTTTATTGTGGCCTCAAATGGCTGCCGCCGTTTGCGATGCACTGTACGTTTATCTGCGATGATGAAACCCTGCAGGCGCAGGCGCGTCATTACAAACAACGTCTGCTGGAGTGGCAGGAGGTTCATCATGGATAG
- a CDS encoding MFS transporter, which yields MQQPRNFDDIKFTSIHRRIMLWGSGGPFLDGYVLVMIGVALEQLTPALKLDAQWIGLLGAGTLAGLFVGTSLFGYISDKVGRRKMFIIDIIAIGVISAATMFVSSPVELLVMRVLIGIVIGADYPIATSMITEFSNTRQRAFSIGFIAAMWYVGATCADLVGYCLYDVEGGWRWMLGSAVIPCILILIGRFDLPESPRWLLRKGRVKECEEMMIKLFGEPVVFDEEAPQETRFLQLFNRRHFPFVLFVAVIWTCQVIPMFAIYTFGPQIVGLLGLGAGKSAALGNVVISLCFMLGCIPPMFWLNSAGRRPLLIGSFIMMTLALAVLGLIPDMGAWLVVLAFAVYAFFSGGPGNLQWLYPNELFPTDIRASAVGVIMSLSRIGTIVSTWALPVFISKYGISNVMLMGAGISLIGLLVSIAFAPETRGLTLAQTSQMTIRSKPVTRTGY from the coding sequence ATGCAGCAGCCCAGGAACTTTGATGACATCAAATTTACCTCTATTCACCGCCGGATAATGCTGTGGGGAAGCGGTGGGCCGTTTCTGGATGGTTATGTGCTGGTGATGATTGGCGTGGCGCTGGAACAGCTCACGCCAGCATTGAAACTGGACGCACAGTGGATTGGTCTGCTGGGCGCTGGCACGCTCGCCGGTCTGTTTGTGGGGACGTCGCTGTTTGGCTACATTTCCGATAAGGTCGGGCGGCGCAAAATGTTCATCATCGATATTATCGCCATTGGCGTGATATCGGCGGCAACAATGTTTGTCTCCTCGCCCGTTGAGCTGTTGGTGATGCGCGTGCTAATCGGCATTGTGATTGGTGCTGATTACCCGATCGCTACCTCGATGATTACCGAGTTCTCCAATACCCGCCAGCGCGCTTTTTCCATCGGTTTTATCGCCGCGATGTGGTATGTCGGCGCCACCTGTGCCGACCTGGTCGGTTACTGTTTGTATGATGTTGAGGGTGGATGGCGCTGGATGTTGGGCAGCGCGGTGATCCCTTGCATTTTGATCCTGATTGGACGTTTCGATCTTCCTGAATCCCCGCGCTGGCTGCTGCGTAAAGGGCGGGTGAAAGAGTGCGAGGAGATGATGATCAAACTGTTCGGCGAACCGGTGGTGTTCGACGAAGAAGCGCCGCAGGAGACGCGCTTCTTACAGCTGTTTAATCGCCGTCATTTCCCGTTTGTCCTGTTTGTCGCCGTTATCTGGACCTGTCAGGTGATCCCGATGTTCGCCATCTATACCTTCGGTCCGCAGATTGTTGGGCTGCTGGGGCTTGGTGCCGGGAAAAGCGCCGCGTTGGGCAATGTGGTGATAAGCCTGTGCTTTATGTTGGGGTGCATTCCTCCCATGTTCTGGCTCAATAGCGCGGGCCGCCGACCGCTGTTGATTGGCAGCTTTATTATGATGACGCTGGCGCTGGCCGTGCTGGGGTTAATCCCTGATATGGGGGCGTGGCTGGTGGTGCTGGCGTTTGCCGTATACGCGTTTTTCTCGGGGGGACCAGGAAACCTGCAGTGGCTATACCCGAACGAACTGTTTCCTACCGATATTCGCGCGTCTGCCGTCGGGGTGATAATGTCGTTAAGCCGCATCGGCACTATTGTTTCAACCTGGGCCCTGCCGGTATTCATTAGCAAATACGGCATCAGTAATGTCATGCTGATGGGGGCGGGAATTTCGCTGATTGGCCTGCTGGTGTCGATTGCTTTCGCGCCGGAAACGCGGGGGCTGACGCTGGCGCAAACCAGTCAAATGACGATTCGCAGTAAGCCCGTGACCAGGACAGGCTATTAG
- the pdxA gene encoding 4-hydroxythreonine-4-phosphate dehydrogenase PdxA translates to MTRTQRVVITPGEPAGIGPDLVVQLAQRKWPVELVVCADAALLSDRAAMLGLPLSLLPYSPDIPAKPQSAGTLTLLPIALRAPVVAGQLAVENGQYVVDTLARACDGCLQGEFAALITGPVHKGVINDAGVPFTGHTEFFEERSQAKKVVMMLATEELRVALATTHLPLRAVADAITPALLQEVIGILHHDLRTKFGIADPHILVCGLNPHAGEGGHMGTEEIDTLIPVLDELRAQGMKLNGPLPADTLFQPKYLDHADAVLAMYHDQGLPVLKYQGFGRGVNITLGLPFIRTSVDHGTALELAGRGQADVGSFITALNLAIKMIVNTNE, encoded by the coding sequence ATGACTCGTACTCAACGCGTTGTTATCACTCCCGGCGAACCCGCCGGGATTGGCCCGGACCTGGTGGTTCAGCTCGCCCAGCGCAAGTGGCCTGTAGAACTCGTTGTCTGTGCGGATGCAGCACTCCTCAGTGACCGGGCAGCGATGCTCGGTTTACCGCTTTCACTCCTCCCATACTCTCCAGATATCCCAGCCAAACCGCAATCAGCAGGCACATTGACGCTGTTACCGATTGCGCTGCGGGCACCTGTTGTCGCGGGTCAGTTGGCGGTAGAGAACGGGCAATATGTAGTGGATACGCTGGCTCGCGCCTGCGATGGTTGTCTGCAAGGTGAGTTTGCGGCGCTGATCACCGGTCCGGTTCACAAGGGTGTAATCAATGACGCAGGCGTCCCGTTTACCGGGCATACCGAGTTTTTTGAAGAGCGCTCACAGGCAAAGAAAGTCGTCATGATGCTGGCGACGGAAGAGCTGCGCGTTGCCCTGGCAACCACGCATTTGCCGCTCAGAGCCGTTGCCGACGCCATTACGCCCGCCCTGCTTCAGGAAGTGATCGGCATTTTGCATCATGATTTGCGCACCAAATTCGGCATTGCCGATCCGCATATCCTGGTGTGCGGTCTAAACCCGCATGCCGGTGAAGGCGGTCATATGGGAACGGAAGAGATAGACACCCTCATTCCGGTACTCGATGAACTGCGTGCGCAAGGGATGAAATTAAACGGTCCGCTGCCCGCAGATACGCTGTTTCAGCCCAAATATCTCGACCACGCGGATGCCGTGCTGGCAATGTACCACGATCAGGGTCTCCCCGTGCTAAAATACCAGGGATTTGGTCGCGGTGTGAATATCACGCTGGGCCTGCCCTTTATTCGCACATCCGTCGATCACGGCACCGCACTTGAACTTGCGGGTCGTGGGCAAGCAGATGTCGGCAGTTTTATTACGGCGCTTAATCTCGCCATCAAAATGATTGTTAATACTAATGAATAA
- the kefC gene encoding glutathione-regulated potassium-efflux system protein KefC: MDSHTLIQALIYLGSAALIVPIAVRLGLGSVLGYLIAGCIIGPWGLRLVTDAESILHFAEIGVVLMLFVIGLELDPQRLWKLRASVFGGGALQMVVCGGLIGLFCMFLGLRWQVAELIGMTLALSSTAIAMQAMNERNLMVSQLGRSAFAVLLFQDIAAIPLVAMIPLLAASGASTTLGAFALSALKVAGALVLVVVLGRYVTRPALRFVARSGLREVFSAVALFLVFGFGLLLEEVGLSMAMGAFLAGVLLASSEYRHALESDIEPFKGLLLGLFFIGVGMSIDFGTLIDNPLRIIILLVGFLVIKTVMLWLIAKPLQVPNKQRRWFAVLLGQGSEFAFVVFGAAQMANVLDPDWAKSLTLAVALSMAATPILLVILTRLEKSATGEEREADEIDEEQPRVIIAGFGRFGQITGRLLLSSGVKMVVLDHDPDHIETLRKFGMKVFYGDATRMDLLESAGAAKAEVIINAIDDPQTSLQLTEMVKEHFPHLQIIARARDVDHYIRLRQAGVDMPERETFEGALKTGRLALEGLGLGRYEARERADVFRRFNTLMVEEMVKGENDATSRAAVYKRTSAMLSEIIAEDRQHLSLIQRHGWQGTDEGKHTGDVADEPEVKPSA, from the coding sequence ATGGATAGCCATACGCTGATACAGGCGCTGATTTATCTCGGCTCGGCGGCACTGATTGTCCCCATCGCCGTGCGGCTGGGGCTGGGGTCGGTGCTGGGGTATCTTATCGCCGGATGTATTATCGGACCCTGGGGTCTGAGGCTGGTGACGGACGCCGAATCAATCCTGCATTTTGCGGAGATCGGCGTGGTGCTGATGCTGTTTGTTATCGGCCTGGAGCTGGATCCGCAACGTTTGTGGAAACTGAGAGCCTCGGTGTTCGGCGGCGGCGCGCTGCAGATGGTGGTTTGCGGTGGTCTGATTGGTTTGTTCTGTATGTTCCTTGGCCTGCGCTGGCAGGTAGCGGAACTGATCGGCATGACGCTGGCACTTTCCTCCACGGCCATCGCTATGCAGGCGATGAATGAACGTAACCTGATGGTGTCGCAACTGGGGCGTAGCGCATTTGCTGTGCTGCTGTTCCAGGATATCGCCGCTATTCCACTGGTCGCGATGATCCCATTACTGGCGGCGAGCGGCGCATCAACAACGCTTGGGGCGTTTGCATTGTCTGCCCTTAAGGTGGCGGGCGCGCTGGTATTGGTGGTAGTGTTGGGGCGTTATGTGACACGTCCGGCCTTACGTTTTGTCGCCCGCTCGGGCCTGCGGGAAGTATTCAGTGCCGTTGCGCTGTTCCTCGTGTTTGGCTTCGGTCTGCTGTTGGAAGAGGTTGGACTGTCGATGGCGATGGGGGCATTCCTGGCCGGTGTGCTGCTGGCGAGCTCTGAGTATCGCCACGCGCTGGAAAGCGATATTGAGCCGTTTAAAGGGTTGTTGCTGGGACTGTTCTTTATCGGTGTGGGGATGTCTATCGACTTTGGTACGCTGATTGATAATCCCTTGCGTATTATCATCCTGCTGGTCGGTTTCCTGGTTATCAAAACCGTCATGCTGTGGCTGATAGCGAAACCCTTACAGGTACCGAACAAGCAGCGCAGATGGTTTGCCGTATTATTAGGGCAGGGAAGTGAGTTTGCTTTCGTGGTGTTTGGCGCGGCGCAAATGGCAAACGTGCTTGACCCTGACTGGGCGAAATCTCTCACGCTGGCGGTGGCGCTGTCGATGGCGGCCACGCCGATTTTACTGGTGATTTTGACGCGTCTGGAAAAATCGGCGACCGGTGAAGAGCGGGAGGCCGATGAAATTGACGAGGAACAGCCGCGGGTGATCATCGCCGGGTTCGGGCGTTTTGGCCAGATAACCGGTCGTCTGTTGCTGTCGAGTGGGGTCAAAATGGTGGTTCTTGACCATGACCCGGACCATATCGAAACGCTGCGTAAATTCGGCATGAAGGTATTCTATGGCGATGCGACCCGGATGGATCTGCTCGAGTCTGCCGGGGCGGCTAAAGCCGAAGTCATTATTAACGCTATTGACGATCCGCAAACCAGCCTGCAACTGACCGAAATGGTGAAGGAGCATTTCCCGCATCTGCAAATTATTGCCCGTGCGCGCGACGTGGATCATTACATCCGGCTGCGCCAGGCGGGCGTGGATATGCCGGAACGTGAAACCTTTGAAGGCGCACTGAAGACCGGACGCCTGGCACTGGAAGGGCTCGGGCTTGGCCGCTATGAAGCGCGAGAGCGGGCCGACGTATTCCGCCGCTTCAATACGCTGATGGTTGAGGAGATGGTGAAAGGGGAAAATGACGCGACTTCCCGCGCGGCGGTTTATAAACGCACCAGCGCAATGCTGAGTGAAATTATTGCGGAAGATCGTCAGCACTTATCGTTGATTCAACGCCATGGCTGGCAAGGCACGGATGAAGGTAAGCATACGGGCGACGTCGCCGATGAGCCGGAAGTGAAACCGTCAGCATAG
- the surA gene encoding peptidylprolyl isomerase SurA has product MKNWKTLLLGIAMIANTSFAAPQVVDKVAAVVNNGVVLESDVDGLMQSVKLNAGQAGQQLPDDATLRHQILERLIMDQILLQMGQKMGVKISDEQLDQAIANIAKQNNMTLDQMRSRLAQDGLSYSTYRSQIRKEMTISEVRNNEVRRRVTILPQEVDALAQQVGNQNDASTELNLSHILIPLPENPTSDQVNAAESQARSVVDEARNGSDFGKLAITYSADQQALKGGQMGWGRIQELPGIFAQALSTAKKGDIIGPIRSGVGFHILKVNDMRGQSQSISVTEVHARHILLKPSPIMTDQQARLKLEQIAADIKSGKTTFAAAAKEFSQDPGSANQGGDLGWAAADIFDPAFRDALTKLNKGQMSAPVHSSFGWHLIELLDTRNVDKTDAAQKDRAYRMLMNRKFSEEAATWMQEQRASAYVKVLSN; this is encoded by the coding sequence ATGAAGAACTGGAAAACGCTGCTTCTCGGTATCGCCATGATCGCGAATACCAGTTTCGCTGCCCCACAGGTAGTCGATAAAGTCGCAGCCGTCGTCAATAACGGCGTCGTTCTGGAAAGCGACGTCGATGGCTTAATGCAGTCAGTAAAACTTAATGCAGGTCAGGCTGGTCAGCAGTTACCGGACGATGCCACGCTGCGTCATCAGATCCTGGAACGTTTGATCATGGATCAAATCCTCCTGCAGATGGGTCAGAAGATGGGTGTGAAAATCTCTGACGAGCAGTTGGATCAGGCTATCGCCAATATCGCCAAGCAGAACAACATGACGCTGGATCAGATGCGCAGCCGTCTGGCACAGGATGGCTTAAGTTATTCGACCTATCGTAGCCAGATCCGCAAAGAGATGACCATCTCTGAAGTGCGTAACAACGAAGTTCGCCGTCGCGTCACTATCCTGCCTCAGGAAGTGGATGCCCTGGCACAGCAGGTCGGCAACCAGAACGATGCCAGCACCGAGCTGAACCTGAGCCACATTCTGATCCCATTACCGGAAAACCCAACCTCCGACCAGGTTAACGCGGCTGAAAGCCAGGCGCGCTCGGTTGTTGATGAAGCGCGTAACGGTAGCGATTTCGGCAAACTGGCCATCACTTATTCAGCCGACCAACAGGCGCTGAAAGGCGGCCAGATGGGTTGGGGACGTATTCAGGAGCTGCCGGGTATCTTCGCCCAGGCGTTAAGTACCGCGAAAAAAGGCGATATCATCGGCCCAATTCGTTCAGGTGTCGGCTTCCACATCCTGAAAGTGAACGACATGCGTGGCCAAAGCCAGAGCATCTCCGTGACTGAAGTTCACGCCCGCCACATTCTGCTTAAGCCGTCGCCGATCATGACCGATCAACAGGCGCGTCTGAAGCTGGAACAAATCGCGGCAGATATTAAGAGCGGTAAAACTACCTTCGCGGCAGCGGCTAAAGAGTTTTCTCAGGATCCCGGTTCTGCTAACCAGGGCGGCGATCTGGGCTGGGCTGCAGCGGATATTTTTGACCCTGCTTTCCGCGATGCGCTGACCAAACTTAATAAAGGCCAGATGAGCGCCCCGGTGCACTCCTCTTTCGGTTGGCATTTGATCGAACTGCTGGACACGCGTAACGTTGATAAAACTGACGCGGCGCAGAAAGACAGAGCTTACCGTATGCTGATGAACCGTAAATTCTCGGAAGAAGCAGCAACCTGGATGCAGGAACAGCGCGCCAGCGCCTACGTTAAAGTTCTGAGCAACTAA